In one Solanum lycopersicum chromosome 11, SLM_r2.1 genomic region, the following are encoded:
- the LOC101255958 gene encoding sulfite exporter TauE/SafE family protein 3-like, whose product MEGFGGKFKILRPVLSILWSFLLAAVFVSAERRIKREVIEQNAAELSDADYLSAVANFLWRPNKSGYQHVWPDMKFGWQIVLGSTIGFLGAAFGSVGGVGGGGIFVPMLSLIVGFDQKSATAISKCMIMGAAVSTVYYNLKLRHPTIAMPIIDYDLAVLIQPMLMLGISIGVTFNVIFADWMVTVLLIVLFLGTSTKAFLRGVDTWKKETIVKKEAASKLLRTNGSRDEAEYKLLPGGPANGAAKRAAEPRVPIVENVCWKEFGLLCFVWVAFLALQIGKIYTSTCSVWYWVVNLLQVPVSVGISFYEAISLYKGWRRIQSKGDDGTDFRVTQLIAYCSFGILAGMVGGLLGLGGGFIMGPLFLELGVPPQVSSATATFAMMFSSSMSVVEYYLLKRFPVPYALYFVAVATIAAFVGQHVVRRLIIVLGRASLIIFILAFTIFVSAISLGGVGISNMIGKIQRDEYMGFENLCNYRI is encoded by the exons ATGGAGGGATTTGGAggaaaatttaagattttaagGCCAGTTTTGTCAATTTTATGGAGTTTTCTATTAGCTGCTGTTTTTGTATCAGCAGAAAGAAGAATCAAGAGGGAAGTTATTGAACAAAATGCAGCTGAGCTTTCAGATGCAGATTACCTTTCAGCTGTTGCCAACTTCTTATGGAGGCCTAATAAATCTGGTTACCAACATGTTTGGCCG GATATGAAATTTGGATGGCAAATTGTTCTTGGTTCCACGATTGGATTCTTGGGCGCAGCGTTTGGGAGTGTAGGTggtgttggtggtggtggtataTTCGTACCAATGCTTAGTCTTATTGTCGGATTTGATCAGAAATCAGCTACAGCAATTTCAAAAT GTATGATCATGGGAGCTGCAGTCTCTACTGTTTACTATAACTTAAAGCTCAGGCATCCCACAATCGCCATGCCTATTATTGATTATGACTTGGCTGTGCTCATTCAGCCAATGTTGATGCTTGGCATTAGTATTGGAGTTACTTTCAATGTGATATTCGCAGATTGGATGGTTACGGTTCTGTTAATTGTTCTCTTCCTTG GCACGTCAACCAAGGCCTTTCTAAGAGGGGTTGACACATGGAAGAAAGAAACTATTGTGAAAAAG GAGGCTGCTTCTAAACTTTTACGAACAAATG GCTCGCGTGATGAAGCAGAATACAAGCTCCTTCCTGGCGGTCCAGCCAATGGTGCTGCCAAGCGTGCAGCTGAACCACGG GTTCCTATCGTGGAGAACGTTTGCTGGAAGGAATTTGGACTTCTCTGCTTTGTTTGGGTTGCATTTCTAGCACTGCAAATTGGAAAG ATTTACACATCTACTTGCTCGGTATGGTACTGGGTGGTGAACTTGTTGCAG GTCCCAGTTTCTGTTGGGATATCTTTTTATGAAGCTATTAGCCTGTACAAAGGATGGAGAAGGATTcaatccaagggagatgatggcaccGATTTTCGAGTGACACAACTGATTGCTTACTGCTCCTTTGGTATACTAGCTGGTATGGTTGGTGGACTTCTTGGACTTGGTGGAGGATTTATCATGGGTCCACTGTTTTTGGAGCTCGGCGTCCCTCCTCAG GTCTCAAGTGCTACGGCTACCTTTGCGATGATGTTCTCCTCATCAATGTCCGTGGTTGAGTATTACCTTCTAAAGCGTTTCCCGGTTCCTTATG CTCTCTACTTTGTTGCTGTGGCAACTATTGCTGCTTTCGTTGGGCAACACGTCGTGAGGAGGTTGATTATTGTACTAGGACGCGCATCGCTTATCATCTTCATCCTTGCCTTCACAATTTTTGTGAGCGCCATATCACTAG GTGGAGTCGGGATATCAAATATGATTGGGAAGATCCAACGCGATGAATACATGGGATTCGAGAACCTTTGCAATTACAGGATTTAA